The following proteins come from a genomic window of Oryzias melastigma strain HK-1 unplaced genomic scaffold, ASM292280v2 sc00538, whole genome shotgun sequence:
- the LOC118598430 gene encoding uncharacterized protein LOC118598430 encodes FIPSLNFDSNHCGFLSSLLTALPAAAKVFFGRVDQRVTLECGISTNPTNLEWLYNEQRVLKVIRNGLITKAQSNIARRSNTRGSNLEINNLKKEDAGKFTCRVDGKSREHWLYLVSVVVTPSRVLQEGSDASLQCEVHSLDQRTTVKWHRPSGFFTNNPRVDLKPVKTSHGGTWTCEVTAAGGESFTTSLTFTVKPSAPATTKSSMNPTDIRLQSCFPLPLGLHWWIWVALGASYLFLFLLINSVVLISQRVTTNKSQNGRCTQRVEYSLVQLSVSMD; translated from the exons tttatcCCAAGCCTAAATTTTGACTCTAATCATTGTGGTTTTCTCTCCTCATTATTGACTGCCTTGCCTGCAGCGGCTAAAGTTTTCTTTGGACGTGTTGATCAGAGAGTTACCTTGGAGTGTGGGATCAGCACAAACCCAACAAATCTGGAGTGGCTTTATAATGAACAGCGAGTTTTGAAAGTTATTCGCAATGGGCTCATCACTAaag CCCAAAGTAATATTGCACGGAGGTCTAATACAAGAGGGTCAAATCTGGAAATCAACAATTTGAAGAAGGAAGATGCTGGGAAGTTTACCTGCAGAGTAGATGGGAAAAGTCGAGAACACTGGCTTTATCTTGTCTCAG TTGTTGTTACACCCTCACGTGTTCTCCAGGAGGGCAGTGATGCTTCACTCCAGTGTGAGGTACACAGTTTGGACCAAAGAACTACAGTGAAGTGGCACAGACCAAGTGGTTTCTTCACCAATAATCCGAGAGTAGATCTCAAACCTGTAAAGACTTCACATGGAGGAACCTGGACGTGTGAAGTGACCGCTGCAGGAGGAGAGTCATTTACAACATCTTTGACCTTCACTGTGAAAC CATCTGCACCCGCAACGACAAAGTCATCCATGAACCCGACCGATA TCAGACTTCAGTCATGCTTCCCTCTGCCACTGGGCCTCCACTGGTGGATCTGGGTTGCTCTTGGAGCCAGCtatctgtttttgttcctcCTGATCAATTCTGTTGTTCTCATATCCCAGAGGGTCACGACAAATAAG TCACAAAACGGCAGATGCACACAGCGAGTGGAGTACAGCCTTGTGCAGCTTTCTGTATCCATGGATTAG